Within the Wolbachia pipientis genome, the region GGAATCAGAGCTATAGCAGGTAAAAACAAAGCTGCGTATATTTCTACAAACGATTTGAATAATCTTAGTGATACGGTAAGCCAAGTGGTAGAAATGGCAAAGAATGCGCCAGAAGATCCTTGCATTAATTTTGCTGTAAATGGTAGTAATTATATCTCTTCTGCAGATTTAAGTATCTCAGATAATAATGTTGTAACCGTTGATAGCCTAAAAGAAATTGCTGAAGCTGCAGAAAATTCAGCCCTTGCACATAAGAGTATCACTAATTCTGAAGGAGCCTCTTCTTCATACGCTTTAGTGAATGCAGTATTATCGACTGTTTCTGGTTTTATTTGCTCGTTTAGTAAATCAACCTTTGCTAATCAGGTCTCTGTTGTTGCTGGAAGAGAAAGTGAAATGAAGGTTGGTTACGATTATGATATAGCATGTAATTTTAGTGATTTAAAGTTGCCAGAGTTAATGGGAAAAGAAGCAGCAAAAAGAGCAGTTGATCAATTGAATTCACGTACAATTAAAACTGGTAAATTTCCAGTTATTTTTGAAAAAAGAGCAGCAAAAGGGCTAGTAAAAAGTTTTGCTTCTGCTATAAATGGGAGCAGTATTATAAGCAACAGTTCTTTCTTGAGGGGTAGTTTAAACGCTCAGATTTTCAACGATAGAATTAATATTATCGATGATCCATTGTTGCCAAGAGGCATAGCATCGAGACCATTTGATGGAGAAGGGATAACTAGCAAGAAAAATATATTTGTAAAAAACGGAATATTACAAAATTGGATTTTAGACTTATACTCGGCTAGAAAATTAGACTCAGAAACAACCGGAAGTGCAACTCGTGCAAGTAATGCTGCAGTTATTCCTGCAGCTAGTAACCTCTACATTGAGAATGGTAATGTATCGTTTGAAGAATTAATTCAGGAAGTGAAAGAGGGAATATATGTAACTGATTTATTTGGTTTTGGTGTTAATTTAATCAATGGCGATTACAGCCAAGGCGCTTCCGGATTTTTTATAGAAAATGGAAAAATAACGTATCCAATACATGAGATTACCATTGCTAGCAATTTGAAGGATATGTTTAGCAATTTAGTCGTTGCAGATGATCTAACTTTTTGTGGGCAATTTAATTCACCAACGATTAAAGTTAGCGAAATGACGGTTGCAGGTTCGCTTAACGATTAAAAAATTTATTTGCATTAAGTACAGCAATTGTGTATTATTGTCATGTAATGTTAAGAATAGACTATGGAGTATAAAGGTTTAGTTTCAATAGCTAAGCTTAAAGCATTCTCAATCGTAATTTCAAAGTTTTTCATCACATTAGTAATGTTAGTTAATAATTTAGGAGTTGTTTAAATGGAATTTGGTAATGTAAAATGGTTTAATGCCGAAAAAGGCTATGGTTTCATCAAGCCAGAAGGTAAAGGGGGTGATGTTTTTGTACATATTAGCACGTTGGAACGTTCAGGAATAAGGCCTGAGACACTTAAAGGAGAGAATAAAGAGAAGGGGATAAAAGGAGAAAGGGTGAGTTATGAGGTTAAAGAGGAGCGCGGTAGAAACGGAGAAGATAAAAAATCTGCAATAAATTTAAGATTGGAAGATTAATCTATTATGAAGTCTTTTAATAGGGTTAACGTATTGTGAATAATTTTCATGAGATGGGTCTCCCAGCTTCGCTTACACAAGCTCTAGATAAAAATAATCTTTTCGTCCCAACTCCGATTCAAATACAAGCGATTCCCTTAGCGCTACAAGGTAAAGATATTCTTGGGTCTGCTCAAACGGGAACTGGAAAAACTTTGGCATTTGCTATTCCGTTGGTTGCTAATTTGCTGAATGAGCCTAACACTGGTTCAGCTTTAGTCATCGTGCCAACCAGGGAGCTTGCGCATCAGGTAACAAATGAGATAAGAAAACTCTTATTTCAAAATTCTGCACTAAGGGTCGCTTTATTGATTGGTGGTGAGCCTATTTTTAGGCAGCTAAATCAGCTTCAGAAAAAACCACAAATTGTAATAGGTACTCCTGGTCGTATTATAGACCATATTGAGCGTAAAACTTTGATTACTCGCAATGTTAGCGTTCTTGTGCTTGATGAAACGGATCGTATGTTTGATATGGGCTTTGGAATTCAAATTGAAGGGATCATGAAATATCTGCCAAAAATACGGCAGACTCTTATGTTTTCTGCAACTCTTCCTAGTGATATAGTTAAACTTACTGAGAAGTACCTTAATCGACCAGAACGTATTTCTGTTGATTGTGAGACTACAACTTCTGTAAAAATTAAGCAAGAGATTGTTTATGCATCAGAATCAGAAAAATATGAAAAGCTTGTTACACAACTATGTCAGCGCGAAGGATCAATCATTATCTTTGTCAAAACAAAGCAAGGAGCGGATCAGCTAGCTAGCAGATTGTACAAAGATGACTATAGCGCTTTAGCAATTCATGGTGATTTAAGGCAGCACAAGCGCGAAAGGGTCATTAATTCTTTTCGTCGTGGCCGCAATCAAATCATGGTTGCAACAGATGTTGCTTCTCGCGGCCTTGATATTCCCCACATTCAACATGTTATCAATTATGATGCACCACAATCGCAAGCTGACTATATTCATCGTATAGGCAGAACTGCACGTGCTGGAGCTGAAGGGCATGCGCTATCTTTTGTTACACCTCAAGATAAGAGAAGACTGCCTGCATTGGCAGACAAAGAAGGAGAGCCAAATTTTGATTGTAGTGTGCAATTTAAAAAACGTAATAGCAAAAAGGTCTTTAAAAGGCCAAGTACGTTAAAGACTAAATACGGTAGAAAAAAGATCAATGCATTTAAAAAGAAAAGCAGAGTACTAGAAAAAGCATATTAAATAGGATTTACCTACAACTTGATAAGTGTAAAACTCGTCATTCCGCTACTCATTAGCAGAATCTATAGACCTACTGCGAATCAAGCGATAAAAAAAAGGAAAGGAGGGTGACTAAAATCAAGGTTAACTAAAAGGCGTGCTTAAGATTTACAATACCAGCAATAATATTGAACCTCAGGTTATATTTTTTCTGAAAATTGCGATAAACATTCGACATAATCTTAAATATCTTTATCTCTCGGATCTTGTTTTCTACTCTCATTCTAAATGATGCTAATCTTCTATTATGCTCTGGAGTTAATGGCTTTTTACGATACTTTTTATATGGAATTATAACATTGCTTTGCAATTTTTGCCAACCTTGATATCCAGAATCGGCATGTTTTATGCTATCAAGTGGTAAATATTTTTCTTGTTTCCTTATGCGGAAATCACTAATTCTACCACGGTATGACTTTGACACTGATAAAATTCTTCCTCCTTCTTCGATAATAATCTCAGTTTTCATAGTGTTGGTTCTTTTTTTCCTGAATATGATTTCTTCCGTTTTTTACTATCTTCTGGTCTCTGTATTTGCTGTTCTGTAACATCAGCCAAAATCTTCAGTATTTTTTCTGGCGTCATACTTCTATCTTTTGTTATAGTCACTTTTTTGGCGAGTAATGGCTCTATTCTCTTAAGTAACCTACATACATTTGCGTTGTGTACATTGAATAGGCATCCTAAAAATCTATGTGTTATGTAAGTGCGATAGTACAAAATTACGCAAAACAACTTATCTTCCAGAGTTGGTAGTTTTGATCTTCTACCATGACACTTTTTCTGTTTTTCCCATCCAGACCTCACTTTTTCCACTACTTTTTCGAACTCCTCTATAGTTAAACCTGTTATATTACGAAAGTTTCTTGGGTGTTTTTTTATATTATAGTAACTAAAGCTCATTTTTTTCCCTTACTTGATCTGCTTATTCTTCTTCTACCTCTCTCACATCATTTTTTCAATCACCTTTTTCAGCAGGTCTTATGTTGAGATATCGCGGTGCTATGACGTAGATCCAGAGTGGGGATTCAAATTGGCTACAGCGAACTGCTGGATTTCAATTTTTTTAATAATTGTGTGCTATTCATTATATATGAGTTCCCACTTTTAAAGAGAATAGGCGATGATTTCCAAAAACTTAGAGGCAAGTTTGAATAGGGCGCTACTTATTGCTTCTAATTTTAATCTAAAATATGCGAAAGTAGAACATTTATTGCTGGCGTTAACTAAAGACGTGGATGTAAATTACGTTTTATCAAGATGTAATATCAGAGCCGATGAAATCATCAATATGGATAACATTCTATCAAGATGCAATATTAAGGCTAATGATTATAATAATAATATAAAAGGGTTTTTACAAAGCAGTTCTGAATTGATTATCAATGGAGTTAAACCTAGCTCAATGTTTCAATGCATAATACACAGAGCAATAATACGGTCTCATAGCTTGGGGAAAAAAGAAATAAATGGAGCAAGTGTTCTAGTAGAGATTTTGTCTGGGCAAGATTTATACGTTGAAGATCTATTGCAGAAACAAAGTGCGAAAGATTCCAATTTGATTTACCATATATCTAATATGAAATACTCTAACGATATAGATGAATACACCACCAATCATAAAGTAAAACTTGATAAAAATAATGACGCTTCTACTACAGTAAATAAAGGTGAGCTACTAAAAGATGAGGAAATTCTACAAAGTTATTGTAAAAATTTAAATGACTATGCAAGAAGCAAAAAAATAGATTATGTTATTGGTCGTGATTATGAATTAAATCGCACTATAGAAATATTATTGAGGCGTAGAAAAAACAACCCTTTATATGTTGGAGACCCAGGTGTTGGCAAAACAACAATAGTTGAGGGTTTGGTATTGAAGATCATTGAAGGCAGTGTTCCGAGTGCGCTCAGGTCCAGTATAATTTATGCTTTGGATTTAGGATCACTCCTTGCAGGGACACGCTACAGAGGTGATTTTGAAGAGAGAATAAAATCTATAATAAAAGCGATTGAGGTAAAACCAGGTGCTATCCTTTTTATTGACGAAATACACACTATCATTGGAGCAGGTTCTACAAGTGGTAGCTTTCTTGATGCAGGTAACCTACTCAAACCTGCGCTTGCAAGAGGTACACTACGTTGTATAGGTGCAACTACATATAGAGAATACAGCACTAGTTTTGAAAAAGATAAAGCACTAGCGAGAAGGTTTCAAAAAATTAATGTTAAAGAATCTTCTGTTAATGAAACGATAAAGATACTAGATGGCATAAAGCACTACTATGAAGGGTATCATGGAGTATATTATACAAAGAATGCCATTAGGTCTGCGGCTGAACTTTCGCATAAGTATATTACTGGGCGAATATTACCTGATAAAGCGGTTGATGTTATTGATGAGGCAGGGGCATATTGTAAATTGCTAAGAAACAGGGGTAAAATTGTAAATAGTAGAGATATTAAAAATACCATTACTAGAATTACAAATGTGCCTTGCGGATCTGAATCTGATGATTTGCAGAAAGTAAAGTCTTTAAAAGCTAATCTAGAAAAGGTGATTTTTGGCCAAGAGCAGGCAATAGAATCTCTTGTTAATTCTATTAAAATTGCTAAATCTGGGTTGAGAAATTACAATAAGCCTTTAGCAAATTATCTTTTTGCAGGGCCAACCGGTGTTGGTAAAACCGAGCTAGCA harbors:
- a CDS encoding TldD/PmbA family protein — translated: MNILNIAADITKLIKKQNQDAEVTIYGTNKTSVSQRLSKIEQISQSKNCTVGIRAIAGKNKAAYISTNDLNNLSDTVSQVVEMAKNAPEDPCINFAVNGSNYISSADLSISDNNVVTVDSLKEIAEAAENSALAHKSITNSEGASSSYALVNAVLSTVSGFICSFSKSTFANQVSVVAGRESEMKVGYDYDIACNFSDLKLPELMGKEAAKRAVDQLNSRTIKTGKFPVIFEKRAAKGLVKSFASAINGSSIISNSSFLRGSLNAQIFNDRINIIDDPLLPRGIASRPFDGEGITSKKNIFVKNGILQNWILDLYSARKLDSETTGSATRASNAAVIPAASNLYIENGNVSFEELIQEVKEGIYVTDLFGFGVNLINGDYSQGASGFFIENGKITYPIHEITIASNLKDMFSNLVVADDLTFCGQFNSPTIKVSEMTVAGSLND
- a CDS encoding cold-shock protein, which encodes MEFGNVKWFNAEKGYGFIKPEGKGGDVFVHISTLERSGIRPETLKGENKEKGIKGERVSYEVKEERGRNGEDKKSAINLRLED
- a CDS encoding DEAD/DEAH box helicase — translated: MNNFHEMGLPASLTQALDKNNLFVPTPIQIQAIPLALQGKDILGSAQTGTGKTLAFAIPLVANLLNEPNTGSALVIVPTRELAHQVTNEIRKLLFQNSALRVALLIGGEPIFRQLNQLQKKPQIVIGTPGRIIDHIERKTLITRNVSVLVLDETDRMFDMGFGIQIEGIMKYLPKIRQTLMFSATLPSDIVKLTEKYLNRPERISVDCETTTSVKIKQEIVYASESEKYEKLVTQLCQREGSIIIFVKTKQGADQLASRLYKDDYSALAIHGDLRQHKRERVINSFRRGRNQIMVATDVASRGLDIPHIQHVINYDAPQSQADYIHRIGRTARAGAEGHALSFVTPQDKRRLPALADKEGEPNFDCSVQFKKRNSKKVFKRPSTLKTKYGRKKINAFKKKSRVLEKAY
- a CDS encoding AAA family ATPase; the protein is MISKNLEASLNRALLIASNFNLKYAKVEHLLLALTKDVDVNYVLSRCNIRADEIINMDNILSRCNIKANDYNNNIKGFLQSSSELIINGVKPSSMFQCIIHRAIIRSHSLGKKEINGASVLVEILSGQDLYVEDLLQKQSAKDSNLIYHISNMKYSNDIDEYTTNHKVKLDKNNDASTTVNKGELLKDEEILQSYCKNLNDYARSKKIDYVIGRDYELNRTIEILLRRRKNNPLYVGDPGVGKTTIVEGLVLKIIEGSVPSALRSSIIYALDLGSLLAGTRYRGDFEERIKSIIKAIEVKPGAILFIDEIHTIIGAGSTSGSFLDAGNLLKPALARGTLRCIGATTYREYSTSFEKDKALARRFQKINVKESSVNETIKILDGIKHYYEGYHGVYYTKNAIRSAAELSHKYITGRILPDKAVDVIDEAGAYCKLLRNRGKIVNSRDIKNTITRITNVPCGSESDDLQKVKSLKANLEKVIFGQEQAIESLVNSIKIAKSGLRNYNKPLANYLFAGPTGVGKTELAKQLAESMGMNLIRFDMSEYIESHTISRIIGSPPGYVGYDQGGLLTESVSNNQYSVVLLDEIEKAHSDIYNILLQIMDYGCVTDTYGRKVNFSNIILIMTTNAGAVERSKSFVGFGHKNFNIGDSEKAIEQVFSPEFRNRLDAIISFSDLSTDVILHIVDKFVLELKKQLTQKGINCSVEDEVKSYLVQMGYSKEMGARPIERLIEKEIKSYLAEEILNRKLTKGRKLRIYMNKVEDKIAFDIV